From a single Streptomyces sp. NBC_00237 genomic region:
- a CDS encoding TetR/AcrR family transcriptional regulator, producing MVKTDADAETPRERYRAQVRAEIKEHAWQQIATAGASALSLNAIAKQMGMSGPALYRYFASRDELITELIRGAYRSLADTLQEVAASGADLPALAHALRDWALTDPQRYLLVYGTPVPRYQAPEDITGISDAIMKTLLDTCTARTPKGPATPFSAHLAEHRHWASGHPAPPAALHLAVTFWTRMHGVLSLELAGHFAGMGFDPALLYAAELDALAAR from the coding sequence CGCGAGCGCTACCGCGCCCAGGTGCGCGCGGAGATCAAGGAACACGCCTGGCAGCAGATCGCCACGGCGGGAGCGTCGGCCCTCTCCCTCAACGCCATCGCCAAACAGATGGGCATGAGCGGCCCCGCCCTCTACCGCTACTTCGCCAGCCGCGACGAACTCATCACCGAGCTCATCCGGGGTGCCTACCGCAGCCTCGCCGACACCCTCCAGGAGGTCGCCGCGTCAGGCGCCGACCTGCCCGCCCTCGCGCACGCCCTGCGCGACTGGGCCTTGACGGACCCGCAGCGGTACCTCCTCGTCTACGGCACCCCCGTCCCCCGCTACCAGGCTCCCGAAGACATCACGGGCATCTCCGACGCGATCATGAAGACGCTCCTCGACACGTGCACCGCCCGCACGCCGAAGGGTCCCGCCACACCCTTCAGCGCTCACCTGGCCGAGCACCGGCACTGGGCCTCGGGCCACCCCGCCCCGCCCGCGGCCCTGCACCTCGCCGTGACCTTCTGGACCCGTATGCACGGAGTCCTGTCCCTGGAGCTCGCCGGTCACTTCGCGGGCATGGGCTTCGACCCCGCCCTGCTCTACGCCGCCGAACTGGACGCCCTGGCGGCGCGCTGA
- a CDS encoding NAD(P)/FAD-dependent oxidoreductase — translation MTQPEPAERAAIQDYDVVIGGASLAGCAAAILLARRGARVALLERRSDPEAYKVLCTHSITAGAHPVLAELGLLPALEKAGAVPNKARWHTRWGWIEPWGAETDARLPYGYNVRRSTLDPLIRARAAQTPGVDLLLGHQVTGLLREGAGGDARTVGVRVSTRDGGERELRARLVVGADGKDSAVAKFAGVPAKPYENGRFGYLAHFRNLPLRDGISHAWFLEPDMAYAFPNDDGVTVVAVLPDKKRLPAFREDLEGSFLDFVRALPEAPPVDSAERVTKIIGTVDYPLHSRRPTAPGLAFVGDAALTADPLWGVGCGWALQSAQWLAEAVGPAAAGRGDLDKALAVYARRHGRRLRGHQFLAADFATARPFNPVERLMFSAAARDTAVARHMHLFASRLIGPTRFLSPVAVAKASVVNLRHRRAARGQRAARASSSAA, via the coding sequence ATGACCCAGCCCGAGCCCGCCGAGCGCGCCGCGATACAGGACTACGACGTCGTCATCGGCGGGGCGAGCCTCGCCGGTTGTGCCGCGGCGATACTGCTCGCCCGCCGCGGCGCGCGCGTCGCCCTCCTTGAGCGCCGCTCGGACCCCGAGGCGTACAAGGTGCTGTGCACGCACTCCATCACGGCCGGAGCCCATCCGGTACTGGCTGAACTCGGCCTCCTCCCGGCGCTGGAGAAGGCGGGTGCGGTCCCCAACAAGGCACGCTGGCACACCCGTTGGGGGTGGATCGAGCCGTGGGGCGCGGAGACGGACGCCAGGCTGCCGTACGGGTACAACGTCCGGCGCAGCACCCTCGACCCGTTGATCAGAGCGCGCGCGGCCCAGACGCCCGGGGTGGATCTGCTGCTCGGCCATCAGGTGACGGGGCTGCTGCGGGAGGGCGCGGGCGGGGACGCGCGGACCGTGGGAGTGCGGGTCTCGACGCGGGACGGCGGCGAGCGGGAGCTCCGGGCCCGGCTGGTGGTCGGGGCGGACGGCAAGGACTCGGCGGTGGCGAAGTTCGCCGGGGTGCCCGCCAAGCCGTACGAGAACGGGCGGTTCGGGTATCTCGCGCACTTCCGGAACCTGCCGTTGCGCGACGGGATCAGCCACGCCTGGTTCCTCGAACCCGACATGGCGTACGCGTTCCCGAACGACGACGGGGTGACGGTCGTGGCCGTGCTCCCGGACAAGAAGCGGCTGCCCGCCTTCCGGGAGGATCTGGAGGGCAGCTTCCTCGACTTCGTGCGCGCGCTGCCCGAGGCGCCTCCCGTCGACTCCGCCGAGCGCGTCACCAAGATCATCGGCACGGTCGACTACCCGTTGCACAGCCGCAGGCCGACCGCTCCGGGGCTCGCGTTCGTCGGGGACGCCGCGCTCACGGCCGATCCCCTGTGGGGCGTGGGGTGCGGGTGGGCGCTCCAGTCCGCGCAGTGGCTGGCGGAGGCGGTCGGTCCGGCCGCCGCCGGGCGGGGCGATCTGGACAAGGCCCTCGCCGTGTACGCGCGGCGGCACGGTCGGCGGCTGCGCGGGCACCAGTTCCTGGCGGCCGACTTCGCGACGGCCCGGCCGTTCAACCCGGTGGAGCGGCTGATGTTCTCGGCCGCCGCGCGCGACACGGCGGTGGCGCGGCACATGCACCTTTTCGCGTCGCGGCTGATCGGTCCGACGCGGTTCCTGAGCCCGGTGGCCGTGGCGAAGGCTTCGGTCGTCAACCTGCGGCACCGGAGGGCCGCCCGGGGTCAGCGCGCCGCCAGGGCGTCCAGTTCGGCGGCGTAG